A window of Verrucomicrobiota bacterium genomic DNA:
CTGCCGACCAAGGTGCCGTCCGACGAGGCGATTGCCGACGCGATTGCCAACGTGGGCCACGAGCATATCGTCATCGACGCGAACAGCAAACGTGCCTATCGCGACACCGAGGGCGTCGAGGTCGATCTCGGCGGCATCGCCAAGGGCTACGCCGTTGACCAGGTGCTCAAGGCGCTCCAAGCCAAGGGCATCAAGGATGCGCTCGTCGAGATCGGCGGTGAGACCGCCGCCATCGGGCTGACTGAGACGCGCGACCCGTGGCTTATCGGTATCCGCCATCCCAACAGGACCCGCGAGCTGCTGACAACCATCGAGCTCAAGGACGCGGCGATCGCTACCTCGGGCGACTACTTCAACGTCTACGAGCTCCGCGGCCGTCTCTACTCGCATATTATCGATCCACGGATGGGCAAGCCGATCACGAACAACGTGTGCAGCGTGACGGTCATCGCCAAGACATGCGCCTACGCCGATGCGCTTGCCACGGGTCTCATGGTGCTCGGGCCGGACAAGGGCCTCAAGCTGGTCGAATCGCTCAAGGGCGTCGAGGCCATCTTCGCCTGGCGCACGGGCAAAGACACCATCGAGGTCAAGGCGACCACCGGCGCCCGCCAGCACCGCCTGACGCCGTGATGTAGCGCCGGCGAGGCCATCCTGCCCGGGCGCGTTGACACGTGGATGTCGGGTGGCCTCCCGGCCCAGCCTACATCAGCGGCATGGAGTAGAGCTCGACGAAGCGATCCGTGACGGTCTCCCAGTCGTACTCCTGCTTGACGCGCGCAATGCCCTTATCTTTCTCAGCGCGCACGAGGTTGGGGTCCTCCACGAGGCGGGCGAGTTCTCTGCTTAGGTCGTCCACGTCGGTTGAGCGGAACGTGTAGCCGCACTCACCGAGCGCCTCGCGGCATGAGTCGATATCGCTCGCGAGCACGCAGCGGCCGTACGAGAGCGCCTGGAGGAGCGAGTGGGGGAGACCCTCGATCTCCGACGGGAGCACGTAGAGGTAGGCGTTGCTGAACAGCTCCTCCATCTCCTCGTCGGTGACGAAGCCGGTGAAGATGATCTGATCGGCGAGGCCGGCTTCGCGCACCATACGCTGGAGGCGGTCCGTGTAGCTCTGCTCGAACATGGTGCCGCCGGCGATGATGAGCTTCATCGGCGGGCGGACACGGCGGTACGCCTCGATGAGGTAGTGGGCGCCCTTCTCTGGCGTGATGCGGCTCAGGAACAGGAGGTAGCGTTCCGGTTCGAGGCCCCAGCGGCGCGCCTGGTCGAGCCTGCGCGGTGCGTTCATCTCGACGCCTGTCGGCACGTAATAGACATGCTGCTTGCCGTAGCGCTCGCGATAGTGCCGCGCGAGGCCCTTCGAGACCGTCGTTGTGACGTGCGAGAAGTGTGCCGAGCAGAGCTCGCCCGCCTGGATGATGCGCTTGGCCATGCCGCCCCACTTCGCACGCGTCCAATCGAGCCCATGCGCCGTCGCCACCACGCGCGCGCGCCGCAGGAAGTACGGCAGCGGCGTGAGCAGACACGGCCCCATGCTGTGGTAGTGGATCACATCGAAGGTCTTGCCGAAGGAGTCCGTCGTCGCGAGCACGGTGTGGAGGATGTTGTCGAGGTGCTTCGAGCGAACCGTCGGCAGCAGCTTGAGCGTGACGCCCCGGTAGGTGCGCAGGTGGCCGCGCCAGCCGGGCGTCTCGACATCGGGTTTGGCCCACTCGTCGAGGACGTAGCGGCGGCAGTAGACGGTTACCTCGTGACCGCGCTTCGCGAGGCGCGTGGCGACTTGTTGGGAGAAGTTCTCGGCCCCGCCGAGCGAGCCGGGGAAGCCCCGGATGCCCAGCATGACAACGCGCAGGGGCCTTGACGAGTGAGGCAACTCAGCTCTCCCGCTTGAGCTCGTCGATGAACCAGTAGGCGAGCGCGTGGAGCACAATACAGTGGGCGTCCTCGACAGGGCCGTACTTGTTGTTGGCGGTGTAGATGGGGATCTGGGCTAGATCGTGCAGCCGCCCGCCCGTGAAGCCGCACAGGCCGATGGTGACACCACCGTTGGCGTTGGCGTACTCGACGGCGCGGATGACATTCTCCGAGTTGCCGCTCGCGCTGATGCCGAGCACGATGTCGCCGCGCTCGAAGTGCGCCTTGAGCGGCATGACGAAGATGTCGGCGTAGTCGATGTCGTTCGAGATCGCCATGAGCAGCGGGACGTTGTCGCTCAGGTTGAGTGCGCGCACGCCCTTCTTGCCTATCGTCATCGGCATCTTGGTCAGGTCATTGACCATGTGCGCGGCCGTGGCCGAACTGCCGCCGTTGCCGCAGAGGAACACGTGCCGGCCGGCAGCGTAGGCGGTCTTGATCGCGTTGAGCGCGCGGGCCATCGCTTCGTGGTCCAGGTCGGCCACGAGCGTGGTGATGTCGGCGAAGTAGGCGTCGAGAAATGACATGAACGCTCTCCTCTACACCCTCAGGATGATGGACGTGACCGCCGTGTACAGGTCGGTCGTGATGAAGTCGGGGATCGCCTGGTCGTTGGTGTGGAACTTCGACGGCGGCAGTTGGCGCGCGATGAGGATCGTGCGGCACCCGGCGGCGTTGCCGGCCGTCATGTCGGTCAGGTTGTCGCCCACGAACCACGCGCGCGCCGGGTTGAATCCGTACTTGTCGATGAGCGCGTCGATCAGCCCCGTCTTCGGCTTGCGGCAGTCGCAGTGGTCGTCGGGCGTGTGCGTGCAGTACGAGACGCTCTCGATGTGCGCGCCGGCCTTCTCGAAGCGCGCGAGCATGTACGCGGTGATCTCGTCGAGTGTCGCCTGCGTCATCAGCCCGCGGCCGACGGCCGACTGGTTCGACACGATGTGGACTTGGTAGCCGCTCTGAGTGAGCAGCCGGATGGCGCGCTCGGAGCCGTGGATGAACCGGAACTGGCTCACCTCGAGAATATAGTCCGGCCGGTCGTAGTTGACCACACCGTCACGGTCGATCAAAACGACCTTGTCGCCTTCATGGTCGTTGAAGCGTGCAGCCCGGGGCATCAGGCGTCCCTCCTCTCATGGAGGGCGGAGTTCTCTCGCTCGTCGAGTCCGCTGTCTCGGATGTATCGCTCAAAGGCGACAAGCCGTTCCGGCGTGCCGATGTCGTAGTAACGCGTCGAGGTGGTGTAGGCGCCAAGCCGCCGCTCGGAGACGAGTTTCGTGAATACGGTCTCTTCGAGCGAGACGACCTCGCCCGGAGGCATGAGATCGAGGATGCGCCTCTTGAAGAGCTGTACCCCTGCGTCCACATAGCCCGCCCCGCCGGAGGTGGGGACGGCGTGTTTGCTGTACTCCTGCACAACACCGTCGTCGCCGACCCGCACGTTGCCTGGAGCGACCGGCTCGCTATTGTCATAGACGACCAGCAGACAGTCGCATTCATTCCGTCGCGCCTCCCAAGCCGCCTCCACGGCCCGGTAGTCGACCGGCAGGTAGGTATCGCCGTTCAGGACGAAAAACTCGTCCCGCACCTTGGCCTCGGCGTTCTTGATAGCACCGCCCGTGCCAAGCAGCTCGCGCTCGACCGAGTAGTCGATCCGGCATCCGTAGGCGG
This region includes:
- a CDS encoding FAD:protein FMN transferase, whose amino-acid sequence is MRRSAFLILVLTAPVLVGCVSHVEMSDAVMGTTMKVEAVSRSMSKDELNKAVLEAIEAAKTVDRLMSTWKPDSEISRLNRAKPKEWVELSPETYEVLVLAVEVSKQAEGAFDITVGPLVDLWGFGPKSPALPTKVPSDEAIADAIANVGHEHIVIDANSKRAYRDTEGVEVDLGGIAKGYAVDQVLKALQAKGIKDALVEIGGETAAIGLTETRDPWLIGIRHPNRTRELLTTIELKDAAIATSGDYFNVYELRGRLYSHIIDPRMGKPITNNVCSVTVIAKTCAYADALATGLMVLGPDKGLKLVESLKGVEAIFAWRTGKDTIEVKATTGARQHRLTP
- a CDS encoding glycosyltransferase family 4 protein translates to MLGIRGFPGSLGGAENFSQQVATRLAKRGHEVTVYCRRYVLDEWAKPDVETPGWRGHLRTYRGVTLKLLPTVRSKHLDNILHTVLATTDSFGKTFDVIHYHSMGPCLLTPLPYFLRRARVVATAHGLDWTRAKWGGMAKRIIQAGELCSAHFSHVTTTVSKGLARHYRERYGKQHVYYVPTGVEMNAPRRLDQARRWGLEPERYLLFLSRITPEKGAHYLIEAYRRVRPPMKLIIAGGTMFEQSYTDRLQRMVREAGLADQIIFTGFVTDEEMEELFSNAYLYVLPSEIEGLPHSLLQALSYGRCVLASDIDSCREALGECGYTFRSTDVDDLSRELARLVEDPNLVRAEKDKGIARVKQEYDWETVTDRFVELYSMPLM
- a CDS encoding SIS domain-containing protein, whose amino-acid sequence is MSFLDAYFADITTLVADLDHEAMARALNAIKTAYAAGRHVFLCGNGGSSATAAHMVNDLTKMPMTIGKKGVRALNLSDNVPLLMAISNDIDYADIFVMPLKAHFERGDIVLGISASGNSENVIRAVEYANANGGVTIGLCGFTGGRLHDLAQIPIYTANNKYGPVEDAHCIVLHALAYWFIDELKRES
- a CDS encoding HAD family hydrolase, encoding MPRAARFNDHEGDKVVLIDRDGVVNYDRPDYILEVSQFRFIHGSERAIRLLTQSGYQVHIVSNQSAVGRGLMTQATLDEITAYMLARFEKAGAHIESVSYCTHTPDDHCDCRKPKTGLIDALIDKYGFNPARAWFVGDNLTDMTAGNAAGCRTILIARQLPPSKFHTNDQAIPDFITTDLYTAVTSIILRV
- a CDS encoding nucleotidyltransferase family protein, which gives rise to MTRQAVILAGGLGTRLRPVTETIPKPLMPVGDRFFLHYMLKMLVTNGVEDILLLVGHLHERVMEAVGDGTAYGCRIDYSVERELLGTGGAIKNAEAKVRDEFFVLNGDTYLPVDYRAVEAAWEARRNECDCLLVVYDNSEPVAPGNVRVGDDGVVQEYSKHAVPTSGGAGYVDAGVQLFKRRILDLMPPGEVVSLEETVFTKLVSERRLGAYTTSTRYYDIGTPERLVAFERYIRDSGLDERENSALHERRDA